The sequence CTAAAGGCGAGAGGATTGCTGAATATCACTATTGCTGGTTTTCTCTTTCTTCGACAAACCTTAAAACCAGCTATCTCTTACGAGCAATACCCAAGCCCATCAACCCTTCAATAGAATGAATCAACGAGCTTAGTTTAGCCAGTCCCAGAGGGCTATATCTCCAGAGACGTACTAGGATACGAACCTAGCGTTATCGTGCGCCCCACGATACGTTCTCAACCCACAAAGATATTAGTTTTCTGGATGCTACTACTTTCGATTTGCTAGCTATGTTTTTCTTGGTTTTCGCCACCCAATACTGGTATCCTTACGCGATACTTTTGAGTTCTAGCCTATAGCAACACTCAGGGGATTCATACCGTTGCGATTATAACACTAAAAAAGCCGTCCTAAAAGGACGGGGCTTTAAACCCATCTTTTTGGTAAAAGGAGTTGTTGGCGTCCTCTCCAGGGAACTAGGGGCGGTTCTGGAGTTGTTCCTGTAGGTCTCCAGTAGCATTCGGCAGCCCTAGAGGACTGGCATCTGTTTTTGGAAAGCTGATCAGAGGTTCGTCCAAAGCAATTCGCATCAGAGCCGTTCCCTCTCGCTCCGTATTGCTTTCAGCAAATTGAGGGAAAAGCTGTCCGGGACTCGAAACCATGCTGGATATCGCAGCGATCGCAGCAGCGGCAGCAGCTCCAGCTCCCAACCAAATCACTTTGCGTCTGGGTCGTTGTTCTAAACGGTTCATCACGCAAGTTACCATCTCATCAACCGGTCGATCCTGCACGGGTGCAGGCATCATTTCAAACCCCCGACGCAAGGTTAGGAGTCGTTGATACAGACATTGGACGGTGGGGTCGTTTTCCAACCACTCTTCCACCTGTTTGCTCTCGGAAGCACTCACCTCGCCGTCGAGGTAAGCACTGAGAAGTTCAAAGCGATCGCGTTTTAACATATCGGGTACACCCATACGTACATTGGGATTGGCGGGATTCCAGGAAGCCGATTCAGAATCTGACCGAGGCTTCTCGAAATTGGGCTGAGGATTACAATGAAGGGTCATCGCGGGTCACCTACCAAGTTGATAGAGTGGGATCGTCACCGAACCACTAACCCAGGATAGTGTACTACTAACGATCGTAAAAGAGGTATTTGAGTTTTCAATAATTTTTAAGATTTCTCAACACAAATACTGAACTAAATGCGATCGCTACTTTAGCTATTCAGATACTTTTGCAGTTGGGTTTGCAGCCGCGCCCGCGC is a genomic window of Roseofilum casamattae BLCC-M143 containing:
- a CDS encoding anti-sigma factor family protein, whose protein sequence is MGVPDMLKRDRFELLSAYLDGEVSASESKQVEEWLENDPTVQCLYQRLLTLRRGFEMMPAPVQDRPVDEMVTCVMNRLEQRPRRKVIWLGAGAAAAAAIAAISSMVSSPGQLFPQFAESNTEREGTALMRIALDEPLISFPKTDASPLGLPNATGDLQEQLQNRP